The following are encoded in a window of Candidatus Moraniibacteriota bacterium genomic DNA:
- a CDS encoding M48 family metallopeptidase encodes MNSRFFCIRLGEIDFRYVLRKDRRAKSFRIIFYSDNHCVVTVPFGFGRPSAEQFLLKHSHWVKEKLRQSEKNKKIVSSYYDQEEYLSLKKKAHAFVIREIKECNAYYGFSYEKISIRNQRSRWGSCSSSGTLSFHYKILFLPLNLAHYIIVHELCHIKEMNHSEKFWELVSLTFPDHKKIRKQLILW; translated from the coding sequence ATGAATTCTCGGTTTTTTTGTATTCGATTGGGAGAAATAGATTTTCGGTATGTTCTCCGAAAAGATCGTCGAGCAAAAAGTTTCCGTATAATTTTTTACAGTGACAATCATTGTGTTGTCACTGTTCCCTTTGGTTTTGGACGACCAAGTGCGGAACAATTTCTTTTGAAACATTCTCATTGGGTGAAAGAAAAACTTCGCCAGAGTGAAAAAAATAAAAAAATTGTATCAAGTTATTATGATCAGGAAGAATATCTTTCTTTAAAAAAGAAGGCGCACGCTTTTGTTATAAGAGAAATTAAGGAATGTAATGCTTATTATGGATTTTCTTACGAGAAAATATCTATACGGAATCAGCGCTCGCGTTGGGGTAGTTGTTCAAGTTCAGGAACTTTAAGTTTCCATTATAAAATTCTTTTTCTTCCTCTTAATTTAGCGCATTACATTATAGTTCATGAATTGTGCCACATTAAAGAAATGAACCATTCAGAAAAGTTTTGGGAACTCGTTTCTCTTACATTCCCTGATCATAAAAAGATTCGAAAGCAACTCATTCTGTGGTAG
- the rny gene encoding ribonuclease Y, with protein sequence MTISLTLLVVVVLSLIVGAISGYYTRQTIARGQVNTAESKAVGIMVEAEKKAKEEIVKAKNKAIEILDKVEEKVKNQEEQINHLQRRLEKREESLEHRSEEIEQNGERLREKAQEIKKIREQIDEMRRAEDQKMEEISGMTLEEAKDEIFSRAQEESKERLAQQVVKLEKENVEELEQKANNIMIQVIQRYARSHASEFMTSTVSIPSEDVKGKIIGKEGRNIRVIEKLTGVEVIIDDSPDTVVVSSFDPIRRAIAKIALEHLMEDGRINPSKIEEAVSFAEKEINRNIKEAGESAVYELGIAGIHPKLIHILGTLRYRTSFKQNVLLHSLEVAFIAGALAAELGYDVNVAKKAGLFHDIGKALDHKVEGTHVNIGIKILEKFNMGKEVIHAMRSHHEEYPYATPEAFIVTAADAISASRPGARRDTVENYIKRLEELEGLVNSFEGVEKTYAIQAGREVRVFVNPEKIDDPKMALLAKDIADRIQSELQYPGEIRVNVMRETRAVEIAR encoded by the coding sequence ATGACGATAAGTTTAACGCTACTTGTGGTAGTAGTTCTTTCTCTTATAGTAGGTGCTATTTCTGGCTATTATACAAGACAAACTATAGCCAGGGGTCAAGTGAATACAGCAGAAAGCAAGGCTGTGGGTATTATGGTAGAGGCCGAGAAAAAAGCAAAAGAAGAAATTGTAAAGGCGAAGAATAAAGCCATTGAAATTCTTGATAAAGTAGAAGAAAAGGTAAAAAATCAAGAAGAACAAATCAATCATCTACAAAGGCGTTTAGAAAAGAGAGAAGAATCTCTGGAACATCGTTCTGAAGAAATTGAACAAAATGGAGAGAGGCTTCGTGAAAAAGCTCAAGAAATAAAAAAAATTCGTGAGCAAATAGATGAGATGAGAAGAGCGGAGGATCAAAAAATGGAAGAAATTTCAGGGATGACTTTAGAAGAAGCAAAAGATGAAATATTTTCTCGAGCCCAAGAAGAATCTAAAGAGCGACTTGCTCAACAGGTGGTGAAATTGGAAAAAGAAAATGTTGAAGAATTAGAGCAAAAAGCAAATAATATCATGATCCAAGTGATTCAGCGATATGCTCGTTCGCATGCTTCGGAATTTATGACTTCAACGGTTTCCATACCATCTGAAGATGTGAAGGGAAAGATAATTGGAAAAGAAGGTCGTAATATTCGAGTTATCGAAAAGCTTACAGGAGTGGAGGTAATTATAGATGATTCCCCAGATACGGTAGTTGTTTCTTCTTTTGATCCGATTCGTCGAGCGATAGCAAAAATTGCTCTCGAACATCTTATGGAAGATGGGCGAATTAATCCTTCCAAAATTGAAGAAGCTGTTTCTTTTGCAGAAAAAGAAATTAATAGAAATATTAAGGAAGCGGGAGAATCTGCTGTGTATGAACTTGGAATTGCGGGGATTCATCCTAAACTTATTCATATTTTAGGAACATTACGATATAGAACAAGTTTCAAACAAAATGTCCTCCTGCATTCTTTAGAGGTCGCATTTATTGCAGGAGCTCTTGCTGCTGAACTTGGTTACGATGTTAATGTAGCGAAGAAAGCGGGTCTTTTTCATGACATAGGAAAAGCACTTGATCATAAGGTGGAAGGAACTCATGTAAACATTGGAATAAAAATATTGGAGAAATTCAATATGGGAAAAGAAGTTATTCACGCTATGAGATCTCATCATGAGGAATATCCCTATGCAACTCCAGAAGCATTTATCGTTACTGCTGCAGATGCTATTTCTGCGAGCCGTCCTGGGGCTAGACGTGATACAGTAGAAAACTACATCAAGAGACTTGAAGAGTTAGAGGGCTTAGTGAATAGCTTTGAAGGTGTTGAAAAAACATATGCTATACAAGCAGGAAGAGAAGTCCGTGTATTTGTAAATCCTGAAAAAATTGATGATCCAAAAATGGCTCTTTTGGCAAAGGATATTGCAGATAGAATACAAAGTGAACTTCAATATCCTGGAGAAATACGAGTCAATGTTATGCGTGAAACTCGCGCTGTTGAAATAGCACGTTAG
- a CDS encoding 2,3-bisphosphoglycerate-independent phosphoglycerate mutase — protein MEPYKPVVLIVLDGWGESPTFRGNPIRKAKILTIQKLNSFYPLALLQASGSSVGLPWGEPGNSEVGHITLGMGRIIYQSMPRITLAIQDGTFYTNPEFLKGITFSKENNGAIHIMGLVGQGSVHSYLEHLYALMELVKREKCSKVFFHLFTDGRDSPPTSGVETIRTIALRAKEMGVGNIVSLCGRNWAMDRNNNWDRIEKAYRMLVYGEGTSIQDPIQYMQDSYKKKITDEFIEPAFLSDASGKPMGRIQDGDAVFFFNFREDRARQLTKAFALPGFNKIKKDKDLDIEFVTLIEYEKDLPVSVAFKPEIAAHSLGEILSNAGKRQLRISETEKYAHVTYFFNGGLEAPFPKEERLLIPSPIVSSFDKIPEMSSEKITDTVIERVTTGTYDFILINYANPDMVAHTGNEEATIQAIEFVDYCLERLIPVILKANGCILLTSDHGNAEELKNLRTGEIDTEHSINPIPLWYITSTNHRQKTPEAIIRQQSEVIGLLSDVAPTILDIFGLPKPEEMFGSSLLPLLKNE, from the coding sequence ATGGAACCATATAAGCCGGTTGTTCTTATTGTTTTAGATGGATGGGGAGAAAGCCCTACCTTTCGAGGAAATCCTATAAGAAAAGCAAAGATCCTTACTATACAAAAACTTAATTCTTTTTATCCGCTGGCACTTCTCCAGGCATCGGGAAGTTCTGTTGGCCTTCCTTGGGGAGAGCCGGGAAATAGTGAGGTTGGTCACATAACCCTTGGAATGGGCCGTATTATTTATCAAAGCATGCCTCGAATTACCCTTGCCATACAAGATGGAACTTTTTATACAAACCCAGAATTTCTCAAAGGAATTACTTTTTCAAAAGAGAATAATGGAGCAATTCACATTATGGGCCTCGTTGGACAAGGATCAGTTCATTCCTATCTTGAACATCTTTATGCTCTCATGGAATTAGTTAAACGTGAGAAATGCTCAAAAGTCTTCTTTCACCTTTTTACAGACGGAAGAGATTCTCCACCAACATCCGGGGTAGAAACAATAAGAACTATAGCTCTCCGCGCAAAAGAAATGGGTGTGGGAAATATAGTCTCTCTTTGTGGAAGAAACTGGGCTATGGATAGAAATAATAATTGGGATCGGATTGAAAAAGCATACCGAATGCTTGTCTATGGAGAGGGTACTTCTATACAAGACCCTATTCAATATATGCAGGATTCGTATAAGAAAAAAATTACAGACGAATTCATAGAACCTGCGTTCCTTTCCGATGCATCAGGCAAGCCTATGGGTCGTATCCAAGATGGAGACGCTGTTTTCTTTTTTAATTTTAGAGAAGATCGTGCGCGTCAATTAACCAAAGCATTTGCACTTCCAGGCTTTAATAAAATAAAAAAGGATAAAGATCTTGATATAGAATTTGTTACTCTCATTGAATATGAAAAAGATCTCCCTGTATCTGTCGCCTTTAAACCAGAAATAGCTGCTCATTCTTTAGGAGAAATACTTAGTAATGCAGGAAAACGTCAGCTTCGCATAAGTGAAACGGAAAAATATGCTCATGTTACCTATTTCTTTAATGGTGGTTTAGAAGCACCCTTTCCCAAAGAAGAACGCCTCCTCATTCCCTCTCCTATAGTTTCTAGTTTTGATAAGATACCTGAAATGAGTTCAGAAAAAATTACGGACACCGTCATTGAACGTGTCACCACTGGGACGTATGATTTTATTTTAATAAACTACGCTAATCCTGATATGGTTGCTCATACAGGAAACGAAGAAGCAACTATTCAAGCTATTGAATTTGTTGATTATTGTCTCGAACGCCTCATCCCCGTCATTTTAAAAGCAAATGGTTGTATTCTTCTCACCTCGGATCATGGAAATGCTGAAGAGCTTAAAAATCTTCGAACGGGAGAAATCGACACAGAACACAGTATTAACCCTATACCTCTCTGGTATATAACATCTACCAATCATAGACAGAAAACGCCTGAGGCTATCATACGACAACAAAGTGAGGTTATTGGACTTCTTAGTGATGTTGCTCCCACAATACTTGACATCTTTGGTTTGCCCAAACCTGAAGAAATGTTTGGAAGTAGCCTTCTTCCCCTTTTGAAAAATGAATAA
- a CDS encoding peptidoglycan DD-metalloendopeptidase family protein: MRKKYTQKFFNKTFIFVLFLACFQGGMISFVQAEETITEKLDDANEELKGLNEKKESYSKILNLKIKQEQIVSSQVKSLQNQVDTVEKNIQENEEAANRLGREAESLIQDIQRKELLITVQKIALSSLMRDYYDKKKSGFSGALLANASGESIFSSQDRTSQLQERVIKILEEIKVTKVTLEEEKKELDSKKIDLENVVTRLEKQGVYLEGATQEKEKILQETKQEKGKYAWRLNNVEEKIKEIEQEIAAIEAAKINGLDLSSMPFAKKGLLSYPVKSPRITQSYGKTTFTRWYTFHNGVDFGASTGTPVYSVADGKVIADGDSGNFAYGKWIAIEHEIDGKKLVTIYGHLSKKRVGKGASLKENDQIGSVGSTGYSTGPHLHFGVYSASQFEISTVNGEKIPTGAHVNPMKYLE; the protein is encoded by the coding sequence ATGAGAAAAAAATATACACAAAAATTCTTTAATAAAACATTTATTTTTGTTTTATTTTTAGCATGTTTTCAAGGGGGAATGATTTCTTTTGTTCAGGCAGAAGAAACCATTACTGAAAAATTAGATGATGCCAATGAAGAACTGAAAGGATTGAATGAAAAAAAAGAATCATATTCAAAAATACTTAATTTGAAAATTAAACAAGAACAGATCGTTTCTTCTCAAGTAAAATCTCTTCAAAATCAAGTGGACACCGTGGAAAAAAATATTCAAGAAAATGAAGAAGCGGCAAATAGATTGGGACGTGAAGCGGAATCACTCATTCAAGATATACAAAGAAAAGAATTGCTAATTACTGTTCAGAAAATTGCGCTTTCTAGTCTCATGCGAGATTACTATGATAAGAAAAAATCTGGATTTTCAGGAGCTCTTTTGGCGAATGCTTCGGGAGAATCTATATTTTCTTCTCAAGATCGAACATCTCAACTTCAAGAAAGAGTGATAAAAATATTAGAAGAAATTAAAGTGACAAAAGTGACTTTGGAAGAAGAAAAAAAAGAATTAGATTCTAAAAAAATAGATTTGGAAAATGTAGTAACTCGTTTGGAAAAACAAGGTGTCTATCTTGAGGGAGCAACACAAGAAAAAGAAAAAATTCTCCAAGAAACGAAACAAGAAAAGGGAAAATATGCGTGGAGACTTAATAATGTGGAAGAAAAAATTAAAGAAATTGAACAAGAAATAGCTGCTATAGAAGCGGCAAAAATTAATGGTCTTGATCTTTCTTCTATGCCGTTTGCTAAGAAAGGTCTTTTGTCTTATCCTGTGAAATCACCCAGAATTACTCAATCTTATGGAAAAACAACCTTTACAAGATGGTATACATTTCATAATGGTGTAGATTTTGGAGCATCCACAGGAACTCCTGTATACTCAGTGGCTGATGGAAAAGTGATTGCTGATGGAGATAGTGGTAATTTTGCTTATGGAAAATGGATAGCTATTGAACATGAAATTGATGGTAAAAAATTAGTTACTATATATGGGCATTTAAGTAAAAAGAGAGTGGGAAAAGGGGCTTCCTTAAAAGAAAATGATCAGATTGGTTCTGTTGGAAGTACGGGCTATTCTACCGGGCCTCATTTACATTTCGGAGTTTACAGTGCTTCACAATTTGAGATTTCTACGGTAAATGGAGAAAAAATTCCAACAGGCGCTCATGTTAATCCTATGAAATATTTGGAATAA
- a CDS encoding recombinase family protein gives MEAKIKYLMYLRKSTDSEDRQIQSIEDQRKELERIARHLKLEIKGVYHENKSAKKPGREEFNKMLKEIRRGKAGGILCWKINRLTRNPIDSGEIQYMLQLGLIQSIQTPGREYKTTDNVLMMSVETGMANQYIIDLGRDVKRGMASKAEKGWRPGLVPIGYKNDKAGEQGSKVIHVDEERFPIVRQMWDLMLTGDYSVSKIVDIANNEWGLRKPTRNIDMKLHESHGYKIFTNHFYYGEYEWVGKTYQGKHTPMITRAEFDYVQKLLGIKCKSQTRHKNLPYRGTIRCGECGCSITTEQKIKRIKSKNIIKTFVYHHCTKKKLDTDCRQKPVSFEEINRQVMEELDKITLPESFLAFALKILNRDNELEVDNRNIMVKNQQKALKDCQNKIDNLLKIYISLNNSDKDLISDEEFKGQKSSLLKEKAGIEQNLNNLRQRADEWLELTEKTFTFAVYAKHNFAEGDYETKTRILRALGSDCVLKDRKVHITLRKQYQIIKEGTEMIKAQNPGLELNDFALSETKTAQYGAVSDVLSG, from the coding sequence ATGGAGGCCAAAATAAAGTATCTAATGTATCTTCGCAAAAGCACCGATAGCGAAGATCGCCAGATACAATCAATCGAAGATCAACGCAAGGAACTGGAACGCATCGCCAGACATCTTAAACTTGAAATTAAGGGAGTTTACCATGAAAACAAATCCGCCAAGAAGCCTGGGCGGGAGGAATTTAACAAGATGCTTAAAGAGATAAGACGAGGCAAGGCCGGCGGAATTCTTTGTTGGAAAATTAACCGCCTAACCAGAAATCCGATAGACAGCGGCGAAATCCAATACATGCTGCAGCTTGGACTGATACAGTCGATCCAAACGCCGGGCAGAGAATACAAAACGACTGACAATGTATTGATGATGTCGGTCGAGACGGGAATGGCCAACCAGTACATCATTGACCTGGGCAGGGATGTTAAGCGCGGCATGGCTTCCAAAGCCGAGAAAGGTTGGCGGCCAGGACTCGTGCCGATTGGATACAAGAACGACAAGGCGGGAGAACAAGGAAGCAAAGTCATCCACGTCGATGAAGAACGCTTCCCGATTGTCCGCCAGATGTGGGATCTTATGTTGACTGGCGATTATTCGGTTTCCAAGATTGTTGACATTGCCAACAACGAGTGGGGTTTGAGAAAACCCACGCGCAATATAGACATGAAGCTCCACGAAAGCCACGGGTACAAAATTTTCACGAACCATTTTTATTACGGGGAATATGAGTGGGTCGGCAAGACATATCAAGGCAAGCACACGCCAATGATAACGCGAGCTGAATTTGATTATGTCCAGAAGCTCCTGGGGATCAAATGCAAATCACAGACACGCCACAAAAACCTTCCTTACCGTGGCACAATCCGCTGTGGCGAGTGCGGATGCTCTATCACGACCGAGCAGAAAATAAAAAGAATCAAATCCAAGAATATCATCAAGACTTTTGTTTACCACCACTGCACCAAAAAGAAATTGGACACCGATTGCCGACAGAAACCCGTATCTTTCGAAGAAATCAACAGACAAGTCATGGAAGAGCTGGACAAAATAACCTTGCCCGAGAGTTTTCTGGCTTTTGCTTTGAAGATTTTGAACCGGGACAATGAACTTGAGGTCGACAATCGCAACATCATGGTTAAAAACCAGCAGAAAGCCCTGAAAGACTGCCAGAACAAGATTGATAACCTGCTGAAAATCTATATTTCACTCAACAACTCCGACAAGGATCTGATAAGCGACGAGGAATTCAAGGGCCAGAAGTCGTCCTTGCTTAAAGAGAAGGCCGGGATCGAACAGAATTTGAACAATCTACGCCAACGAGCAGACGAATGGTTAGAACTGACCGAAAAAACTTTCACATTCGCTGTCTACGCAAAACATAATTTCGCTGAGGGAGATTACGAAACCAAGACCAGGATATTGCGTGCCTTAGGTTCGGACTGCGTCTTGAAAGACAGAAAGGTCCATATTACCTTGCGCAAACAATATCAGATCATCAAAGAAGGCACGGAAATGATAAAGGCTCAAAACCCAGGGTTAGAACTGAATGATTTTGCTTTATCTGAAACAAAAACAGCCCAATATGGGGCCGTTTCTGATGTCTTGAGCGGGTGA
- a CDS encoding FAD-dependent oxidoreductase, translating into MQSINFQKKEEIAENTFIYTFSRPEKYSFEAGQYAVLRFNKELDIYPDARGNVRTFSFASAPYEEELSFLMRQSESGFKKNIHKMSLGDSLEISDPMGNCSLSNMGENVQNLVFICAGVGYSPMRSILRHIIKKEEIIPCLLINSNRTPEATPEFQWIESLSQQYSHIKVINTMTDMEHSTSLWNGRREYIDENFLRGFIEDTPETQYFIAAGANFIQVMKNNLENMGISKDRMFFDNFGSARS; encoded by the coding sequence ATGCAAAGTATTAATTTTCAAAAAAAAGAAGAAATTGCTGAAAACACTTTTATTTACACTTTTTCTCGACCTGAGAAATATTCATTTGAGGCTGGACAATATGCGGTTTTGCGTTTTAACAAAGAATTGGATATATATCCAGACGCACGAGGAAATGTAAGAACTTTTTCTTTTGCGAGTGCGCCTTATGAAGAGGAATTAAGTTTTTTGATGCGCCAAAGTGAAAGTGGTTTCAAAAAGAATATTCACAAAATGTCCCTGGGGGATTCTTTGGAAATTTCTGATCCTATGGGAAATTGTTCCCTTTCAAATATGGGGGAAAATGTACAAAATCTTGTTTTTATTTGTGCTGGTGTGGGATATTCTCCAATGAGAAGTATACTCCGACATATTATCAAGAAAGAAGAAATTATTCCTTGCTTACTTATAAATTCCAATCGCACACCTGAAGCAACTCCTGAATTTCAATGGATAGAATCACTCTCTCAACAGTATTCTCATATTAAAGTAATCAATACTATGACAGACATGGAGCACTCGACTTCTCTTTGGAATGGAAGAAGAGAATATATTGATGAAAATTTTCTTAGGGGATTTATAGAAGATACACCAGAAACACAATACTTCATTGCTGCGGGTGCAAATTTTATACAAGTTATGAAAAATAATCTTGAAAACATGGGAATTTCTAAGGACCGTATGTTTTTTGATAATTTTGGATCAGCACGGAGTTGA
- a CDS encoding HU family DNA-binding protein has protein sequence MTSVTKDGLVSAVSVTTDLSKKNVEAVIDALVDEITQQIRLGNKVTITGFGTFRVSQRASRVGINPQTKAKITIPAMKVPKFTSGKALKEAVK, from the coding sequence ATGACAAGCGTTACCAAAGACGGACTCGTAAGTGCAGTATCCGTAACGACCGATCTCTCGAAGAAGAATGTTGAAGCAGTTATCGATGCTTTAGTTGATGAAATTACTCAACAAATTCGTTTGGGAAATAAAGTCACCATTACCGGTTTCGGAACATTTCGTGTTTCACAAAGAGCTTCACGAGTAGGAATTAACCCTCAAACAAAGGCAAAAATCACTATTCCAGCAATGAAAGTTCCTAAATTTACCTCTGGAAAAGCATTGAAAGAAGCAGTGAAATAG
- a CDS encoding LytR C-terminal domain-containing protein, with protein MIQSFFTIISLIFLIVIVGYGSSWFIDNRKEIFKENGVSIDQIAKEKLDNSLLMKEMNDKLATETEKEEAKEEEKEGEASEELVTKKIDIAVLNGGGAKGVAGKLAESLKKNGFEKIVASNASSYAYKGVTVYYKEEKTVADEVSRTIKSLGGYGEVTVQKGAKGDEISHAIVVIIGE; from the coding sequence ATGATACAATCTTTTTTCACCATAATTTCACTCATTTTCCTTATTGTTATTGTCGGCTATGGCTCGTCCTGGTTTATCGATAATCGAAAAGAGATTTTTAAAGAAAATGGTGTTTCTATAGATCAGATCGCAAAAGAAAAACTTGATAATTCTCTTTTGATGAAGGAAATGAATGATAAACTTGCCACAGAAACAGAAAAAGAAGAGGCAAAAGAAGAAGAAAAAGAAGGGGAAGCTTCTGAAGAATTAGTAACAAAAAAAATTGATATAGCTGTTCTTAATGGAGGTGGTGCGAAGGGTGTTGCTGGTAAACTTGCTGAAAGTCTGAAAAAGAATGGATTTGAAAAAATAGTAGCATCAAATGCTTCTTCGTATGCGTATAAGGGTGTGACAGTCTACTACAAAGAAGAAAAAACAGTTGCTGATGAGGTGTCTCGAACAATTAAATCTTTGGGCGGATATGGAGAAGTAACTGTTCAAAAAGGAGCTAAAGGAGATGAGATTTCTCATGCGATCGTTGTTATTATTGGAGAATAA
- a CDS encoding tryptophan 7-halogenase — protein sequence MIFLFSKKYSDQELLEIFPEAKTIIPEKISEWQEEYDKLANEIKGFLTAVYERCPEKDVWFWEIVAEKLMIPDLLKIENHILRLKRQQIIAKGKSNRRQENYEKFQEKIILARSYPIYELARDKLDLKPSGKNFVALCPFHNEKTPSCYFYTETNTFVCFGCGEKSDIIKFTMHFYGVGFRDAVEMLQAR from the coding sequence ATGATTTTTTTATTTTCAAAAAAATATTCCGACCAAGAACTTCTTGAAATTTTCCCTGAAGCCAAAACGATAATACCCGAAAAGATTTCAGAATGGCAGGAGGAGTATGACAAATTGGCAAATGAGATTAAGGGATTTTTGACCGCCGTCTATGAGCGTTGCCCCGAAAAGGATGTGTGGTTCTGGGAAATAGTCGCGGAAAAACTGATGATTCCCGACCTGCTGAAAATAGAGAATCACATCTTACGCCTAAAAAGGCAACAGATAATTGCAAAGGGCAAAAGCAACAGACGCCAAGAAAATTACGAAAAGTTCCAAGAGAAAATTATACTTGCTCGATCCTATCCAATCTACGAACTGGCGCGTGACAAACTCGATCTCAAACCGTCTGGGAAAAACTTTGTGGCGTTGTGTCCCTTCCACAATGAAAAAACTCCCAGCTGCTATTTCTACACAGAGACCAATACCTTTGTATGTTTCGGATGCGGAGAAAAGAGCGACATTATAAAATTTACAATGCATTTTTACGGAGTCGGATTCCGAGACGCCGTAGAGATGCTTCAAGCAAGATGA
- a CDS encoding DNA cytosine methyltransferase: MKNKKIRVIDFFCGAGGFSEGFRQQGFDVIMGVDNWQPAIDTHNLNHGLKDTTKNVLDFWGKSSGDVSEINKLPPAEVLIGSPSCVSFSMSNKAGKADKTHGIRLIEAYLRVVAVKKHEADSTLKAWYMENVPQSRTHVKIKYSFKDLNLGKWSLTIGKKPDDIAVTTNGGFFNSKDFGAPQGRERFVAGEWVKTNEFLRPESAKKINIKLQEIKKNIPKPNDKNKKNKWTDPNYPSITLEAEKISDHFYDSGIYKLEWEKAEYLKTNHPFMGKMSFPENEDRPSRTILATKSASSREALIYKSEYNRKGDGEYRAPTIREIACLMGFPYVYQFVGSEGIKWKQVGNAVCPHMGNSLAKTIRKKMGLGEISHDKIDFSELSENYKKVNNLNTFTENKFDNPRKRNKNALFRRHPLKLGNMTVDLMNYHPDRKDESIAKSWHVGVFFGTGDDHKVKILDEKSLPIIEKILDENLSCSNEYKKSIKNIATKKDLQKAYEDDLFLSNKNNPVLIVKGMADSINLYDNYFKYIETNGFFPKETVPLAQIMAMYGLLKLVY, from the coding sequence ATGAAAAACAAAAAGATTAGAGTAATTGATTTCTTTTGCGGTGCTGGCGGATTCTCCGAAGGATTCAGACAGCAAGGATTTGATGTGATAATGGGAGTTGATAATTGGCAGCCTGCTATCGATACGCATAACCTAAATCACGGCCTAAAAGATACCACAAAAAACGTCCTGGATTTTTGGGGTAAATCTTCCGGGGATGTTTCTGAAATCAACAAGTTGCCTCCGGCAGAAGTATTGATTGGCAGTCCGTCCTGTGTTTCGTTTTCTATGTCGAATAAGGCCGGCAAGGCTGACAAAACCCATGGTATAAGGTTGATTGAAGCATATTTGAGGGTTGTGGCCGTGAAAAAACACGAGGCTGACTCTACGCTAAAGGCGTGGTATATGGAAAATGTTCCACAATCTCGAACACACGTGAAAATCAAATACAGTTTCAAAGATCTGAACCTTGGTAAATGGTCGTTGACAATCGGTAAAAAACCTGATGATATAGCGGTGACTACGAATGGGGGATTTTTCAACTCAAAGGACTTTGGCGCTCCGCAAGGCAGGGAAAGGTTTGTGGCAGGCGAATGGGTTAAGACAAACGAATTCTTAAGACCTGAAAGCGCGAAAAAGATCAATATCAAATTACAAGAAATAAAGAAAAACATACCAAAGCCTAATGATAAAAACAAAAAAAACAAATGGACGGATCCTAATTATCCTAGCATAACTTTGGAGGCAGAAAAGATATCCGATCACTTTTATGATTCTGGCATTTACAAACTTGAATGGGAAAAAGCTGAATATTTAAAGACGAATCATCCTTTTATGGGAAAGATGTCATTCCCTGAGAACGAAGACAGGCCTAGCAGGACCATACTAGCTACAAAGTCTGCAAGTTCACGGGAAGCTCTAATTTATAAGTCGGAATACAACAGGAAGGGCGACGGGGAATACAGGGCGCCTACTATAAGGGAAATCGCTTGTCTTATGGGATTTCCTTATGTGTACCAATTTGTAGGTTCCGAGGGTATCAAGTGGAAACAAGTAGGAAACGCCGTTTGCCCCCATATGGGGAATTCATTAGCCAAAACTATCAGGAAAAAAATGGGATTGGGAGAGATCAGTCACGATAAAATCGATTTTTCGGAACTTTCTGAAAATTACAAGAAGGTGAACAATCTGAATACATTTACAGAAAACAAGTTTGACAATCCGCGCAAAAGAAATAAAAACGCTCTTTTCCGTAGACATCCATTGAAGTTAGGAAACATGACAGTTGATCTTATGAACTATCATCCTGACAGAAAAGATGAAAGCATCGCCAAATCGTGGCATGTGGGCGTATTTTTCGGTACAGGAGATGACCATAAGGTAAAGATATTGGATGAAAAGAGCTTGCCAATTATAGAAAAAATTCTTGACGAAAATCTGTCTTGTTCCAATGAGTACAAAAAATCTATAAAAAACATCGCCACAAAAAAGGATTTGCAAAAGGCATACGAGGATGACTTATTCCTCAGCAATAAGAATAATCCAGTATTGATAGTCAAGGGGATGGCAGACTCAATCAATTTATATGATAACTATTTCAAGTACATTGAGACCAACGGTTTTTTTCCAAAAGAAACCGTTCCTCTCGCCCAAATCATGGCTATGTATGGTTTATTAAAATTGGTTTATTAA